Proteins co-encoded in one Pocillopora verrucosa isolate sample1 chromosome 1, ASM3666991v2, whole genome shotgun sequence genomic window:
- the LOC131799762 gene encoding DELTA-alicitoxin-Pse2b-like — MFVSLTLLLWLTLPFSEARIATKGESNELKEVKKFTKGELEELAKIIFLPSVNLLDDFPEKENRIFDPLSPECFTKKTLTSSSSKFDYYKNTNALYKSLATESSLSASLTSTFTLGATVSVATKSKSSEKSEVSGISLIKQALAEKIYVNKECLTSAKMSTLNKEFMESFSALPLQIKEPWLHNSWKAYSAFLEKYGSHVITSKETGSRFQQMVFAESSESYSERDFQVRACISAAGPTDVGELGLSACSNVTNSEISQASKMTVSETRFVRGGLRDTNSALNNGKTSTELIKKLMNEADEAPKPVQHTLMTIWSILQSRFESGSKNYHRATNLHYYYSGYLDYGCPYSKSGNVEIQKFDYKQPMKGNPEFVCTLADDGCHNDNDCHYVIGVKCACRGKTCVRYHSEKQITGQIKQMAYVNNHNWMWEGCNWKKLWIECGCYNKDRNERKVVWFLPITSKDAGKHKAPGNGTYDEAKDPVTDQARGMPKPYTAKDAAKHSTPGSNKHHAGKHPIQSQRKEEEEEM, encoded by the coding sequence ATGTTTGTCTCCCTAACACTGTTGCTTTGGTTGACCCTCCCATTTTCTGAAGCGAGAATAGCTACCAAAGGTGAATCAAACGAGctcaaagaagtgaaaaaatttaccaAAGGTGAATTAGAGGAGCTTGCAAAAATAATATTCCTACCGAGCGTAAACTTATTGGACGACTTTCCAGAAAAAGAGAATAGGATTTTTGATCCACTTTCGCCAGAATGCTTTACAAAGAAGACCTTAACGTCGTCAAGCAGCAAGTTCGATTATTATAAAAATACCAACGCATTGTATAAGTCACTGGCCACCGAGTCAAGCTTGAGCGCATCCTTAACCTCTACGTTTACTTTGGGTGCTACTGTATCAGTGGCAACAAAGAGCAAAAGCTCAGAGAAAAGCGAAGTGAGTGGCATATCTTTGATCAAGCAGGCGTTGGCAGAAAAGATTTACGTTAATAAAGAATGCCTCACAAGTGCCAAAATGTCCACCCTGAATAAAGAATTTATGGAATCCTTTAGTGCATTGCCACTGCAAATTAAAGAGCCCTGGCTCCACAATTCTTGGAAAGCATACAGCGCTTTCCTGGAGAAATACGGCTCTCATGTCATAACGTCTAAAGAGACCGGATCAAGGTTCCAGCAAATGGTGTTCGCAGAGAGCTCTGAGTCGTATAGCGAAAGAGATTTCCAGGTCAGAGCTTGTATCTCGGCCGCAGGTCCCACAGATGTTGGGGAGCTTGGTCTTTCGGCTTGTTCTAATGTGACAAACAGTGAAATATCCCAGGCAAGCAAGATGACTGTTAGCGAGACAAGGTTTGTCAGGGGAGGACTGAGGGATACAAATAGCGCTTTGAATAATGGAAAGACGTCGACTGAACTGATAAAGAAACTTATGAATGAAGCTGATGAGGCACCTAAGCCTGTCCAGCATACTTTGATGACGATCTGGAGCATATTACAAAGCCGCTTTGAATCAGGATCTAAGAATTACCACCGAGCAACAAACCTCCATTACTACTACAGTGGATACTTGGATTATGGCTGTCCCTACAGTAAAAGTGGTAATGTTGAAATTCAAAAGTTCGACTACAAACAGCCAATGAAAGGAAATCCAGAATTCGTATGTACTCTCGCTGACGATGGTTGCCATAACGATAACGATTGTCATTACGTAATTGGCGTCAAGTGTGCTTGCAGAGGAAAAACGTGCGTTCGCTACCATTcggaaaaacaaataacaggtcaaatcaaacaaatggcATATGTCAACAACCACAACTGGATGTGGGAAGGATGCAATTGGAAAAAGTTGTGGATTGAGTGTGGTTGCTACAATAAAGATCGCAACGAACGGAAGGTTGTGTGGTTCCTACCAATTACGTCCAAAGATGCTGGTAAACATAAAGCACCTGGCAACGGAACCTACGACGAGGCAAAGGATCCTGTAACAGATCAAGCGAGAGGAATGCCAAAACCTTACACAGCTAAAGATGCTGCCAAGCACTCAACACCCGGCAGTAATAAGCACCACGCAGGAAAACATCCAATTCAAAGTCAACggaaggaagaagaagaagaaatgtgA
- the LOC136282369 gene encoding DELTA-alicitoxin-Pse2b-like, whose product MFVSLTLLLWLTLPFSEARIATKGESNELKEVKKFTKGELEELAKIIFLPSVNLWDDFPEKENRIFDPLSAECFTKKTLTSSSSKFDYYKNTNALYKSLATESSLSASLTSTFTLGATVSVATKSKSSEKSEVSGISLIKQALAEKIYVNKECLTSAKMSTLNKEFMESLSSLPLKIKEPWLHNSWKAYSTFLEKYGSHVITSKETGSRFQQMVFAESSESYNERDFQVRACISAAGPTDVGELGLSACSNVTNSEISQASKMTVSETRFVRGGLRDTNSALNNGKTSTELIKKLMNEADEAPKPVQHTLMTIWSILQSRFKSGSDNYHRATNLQYYYSGYWDYGCPYSKSGNVEIQKFDYKQPMKGNPEFVCTLADEGCHNDNDCHYVIGVKCACRGKTCVRYHSEKTNNRSNQQMAYVNNHNWMWEGCNWKKLWIECGCYNKDRNERKVVWFLPITSKDAGKHKAPGNGTYDEAKDPVTDEARGIPKPYTAKDAAKHSTPGSNKHHAGKHPVQRKEEEEEDM is encoded by the coding sequence ATGTTTGTCTCCCTAACACTGTTGCTTTGGTTGACCCTCCCATTTTCTGAAGCGAGAATAGCTACCAAAGGTGAATCAAACGAGctcaaagaagtgaaaaaatttaccaAAGGTGAATTAGAGGAGCTTGCAAAAATAATATTCCTTCCGAGCGTAAACTTATGGGACGACTTTCCAGAAAAAGAGAATAGGATTTTTGATCCACTTTCAGCAGAATGCTTTACAAAGAAGACCTTAACGTCGTCAAGCAGCAAGTTCGATTATTATAAAAATACCAACGCATTGTATAAGTCACTGGCCACCGAGTCAAGCCTGAGCGCATCCTTAACCTCTACGTTTACTTTGGGTGCTACTGTATCAGTGGCAACAAAGAGCAAAAGCTCAGAGAAAAGCGAAGTGAGTGGCATATCTTTGATCAAGCAGGCGTTAGCAGAAAAGATTTACGTTAATAAAGAATGCCTCACAAGTGCCAAAATGTCCACCCTGAATAAAGAATTCATGGAATCCTTAAGTTCATTACCATTGAAAATTAAGGAACCCTGGCTCCACAATTCGTGGAAAGCATACAGCACTTTCCTGGAGAAATACGGCTCTCATGTCATAACGTCTAAAGAGACCGGATCAAGGTTCCAGCAAATGGTGTTCGCAGAGAGCTCTGAGTCGTATAACGAAAGAGATTTCCAGGTCAGAGCCTGTATCTCGGCCGCAGGTCCCACAGATGTTGGGGAGCTTGGTCTTTCGGCTTGTTCTAATGTGACAAACAGTGAAATATCCCAGGCAAGCAAGATGACTGTTAGCGAGACAAGGTTTGTCAGGGGAGGACTAAGGGATACAAATAGCGCTTTGAATAATGGAAAGACGTCGACTGAACTGATAAAGAAACTCATGAATGAAGCTGATGAGGCACCTAAGCCTGTCCAGCATACTTTGATGACGATCTGGAGCATATTACAAAGCCGCTTTAAATCAGGATCTGACAATTATCACCGAGCAACAAACCTCCAATACTACTACAGTGGATACTGGGATTATGGCTGTCCCTACAGTAAAAGTGGTAATGTTGAAATTCAAAAGTTCGACTACAAACAGCCCATGAAAGGAAATCCAGAATTCGTATGTACTCTCGCTGACGAAGGTTGCCATAACGATAACGATTGTCATTACGTAATTGGCGTCAAGTGTGCTTGCAGAGGAAAAACGTGCGTTCGCTACCATTcggaaaaaacaaataacaggtCAAATCAACAAATGGCATATGTCAACAACCACAACTGGATGTGGGAAGGATGCAATTGGAAAAAGTTGTGGATTGAGTGTGGTTGCTACAATAAAGATCGCAATGAACGGAAGGTTGTGTGGTTCCTTCCAATTACGTCCAAAGATGCTGGTAAACATAAAGCACCTGGCAACGGAACCTACGACGAGGCAAAGGATCCTGTTACAGATGAAGCGAGAGGAATACCAAAACCTTACACGGCTAAAGATGCTGCCAAACACTCAACACCCGGCAGTAACAAGCACCACGCAGGAAAACATCCAGTTCAAcggaaagaagaagaagaagaagatatGTGA